The Prevotella sp. E9-3 genome has a window encoding:
- a CDS encoding DUF3256 family protein, with translation MKKFLMICMMSLFGIHLSAQNSIVELFKTMPDSLMPMLTKNNRLDMVDFLDAKMKAEVSNLLDGDSEMTYMSTDSLSVRLSSALRVDLFLVDTVEPYDSCQQAICMLSTYKLSTTSEEEQVPAYYSVRWQPLPAPRLAVVKVPVSTVLRQDEKVFSKE, from the coding sequence ATGAAGAAGTTTTTAATGATATGCATGATGTCACTTTTTGGCATTCATCTTTCTGCCCAGAATAGTATTGTAGAACTGTTCAAGACTATGCCAGACTCTTTAATGCCGATGTTGACAAAGAATAATCGTTTGGATATGGTTGACTTTCTGGATGCTAAGATGAAAGCTGAAGTGTCGAATCTGCTGGATGGCGATTCGGAGATGACATATATGAGTACCGACAGTCTTTCGGTGCGTTTGAGTTCAGCCTTGCGAGTTGATCTTTTCCTTGTTGATACTGTGGAGCCTTATGACAGTTGTCAACAGGCTATTTGTATGCTTTCTACTTACAAACTGTCAACAACTAGTGAAGAAGAACAAGTTCCGGCCTATTATTCTGTTCGTTGGCAACCACTGCCTGCTCCTCGATTGGCAGTAGTAAAAGTTCCTGTTTCTACCGTATTACGTCAAGACGAAAAGGTGTTCTCAAAAGAATAA
- a CDS encoding 16S rRNA (uracil(1498)-N(3))-methyltransferase has translation MKETRYFYVPEAAIQQQLPEEEAQHAVRVLRMKEGDEMMLMDGKGAFYRAVVTVAASHHCMYRIVETLPQEATWKGHLHLAIAPTKLMDRIEWLVEKATEVGFDELSFLDCQFSERRVVKLSRVEKIVVSAVKQSRKAWMPVLNEMEPFKNFIAKHPNGHRFIAHCYDEVQRVNLFDALRKVYAQNEELNSDEEIIVLVGPEGDFSIDEVRMAVNAGFVSVDLGKSRLRTETAGLSAVMMMQLAQQ, from the coding sequence ATGAAAGAAACAAGATATTTCTATGTACCCGAAGCTGCCATCCAGCAGCAGTTGCCTGAAGAAGAGGCTCAACATGCAGTACGCGTGTTGCGCATGAAAGAAGGCGATGAGATGATGTTGATGGATGGAAAGGGAGCTTTCTATCGGGCAGTAGTGACGGTTGCGGCCTCTCATCATTGCATGTATCGTATTGTGGAAACGCTTCCCCAGGAGGCTACATGGAAAGGGCATCTCCATCTGGCTATTGCGCCTACAAAACTGATGGATCGTATAGAATGGCTTGTAGAAAAAGCAACAGAAGTGGGTTTCGACGAACTGTCGTTCCTCGACTGTCAGTTTTCTGAACGCCGTGTCGTCAAGCTGTCACGAGTCGAGAAAATTGTCGTTTCAGCCGTAAAGCAAAGTCGCAAGGCATGGATGCCCGTGTTGAATGAAATGGAGCCATTTAAAAACTTCATTGCGAAGCATCCCAATGGTCATCGCTTCATAGCTCATTGTTATGATGAGGTGCAGAGGGTGAATCTTTTTGATGCATTGAGAAAGGTTTATGCTCAAAACGAAGAGTTGAATAGTGATGAAGAAATCATAGTCCTGGTGGGACCGGAAGGCGATTTCTCTATTGATGAGGTACGGATGGCTGTCAATGCAGGATTCGTATCAGTCGATTTGGGAAAAAGCCGACTGCGTACTGAAACAGCAGGACTATCTGCAGTCATGATGATGCAGTTAGCACAACAATGA
- a CDS encoding UvrB/UvrC motif-containing protein → MKRTLLRFENVQQVVGDDGLAVILLTDESRQRAISVVCDEPMTRQLLMRVQSPERCKNLLPEALVSLLPSSYEMMIYGVHDGQYQVVLADTNFERSTRLRISDAVLLNIVAGYPLYIEEELMKHQCIPFNENARGVAIPINTMDVHRLHLALEKAISEENYELASQLRDELNRRKK, encoded by the coding sequence ATGAAACGTACGCTTCTTAGATTCGAGAATGTACAGCAGGTTGTTGGCGATGACGGTTTGGCTGTGATACTTCTGACAGATGAGAGTCGGCAGCGTGCTATCTCTGTGGTGTGTGATGAACCGATGACTCGTCAGCTGTTGATGAGAGTCCAGTCTCCTGAGCGGTGTAAGAATCTCTTGCCTGAAGCATTAGTCAGTTTATTGCCTTCAAGCTATGAGATGATGATTTATGGTGTTCATGACGGACAATATCAAGTGGTATTGGCTGATACCAACTTTGAGCGGAGTACTCGTTTGCGTATCAGCGATGCCGTGTTGTTGAATATTGTGGCAGGATATCCTCTTTATATTGAAGAGGAACTTATGAAACATCAGTGTATTCCTTTCAACGAAAATGCTCGAGGTGTGGCAATTCCCATCAACACGATGGATGTACATCGCTTGCATCTGGCTCTTGAGAAAGCCATCAGCGAAGAGAACTATGAGCTTGCCTCTCAACTGCGTGATGAATTGAACCGACGTAAGAAATGA
- a CDS encoding GNAT family N-acetyltransferase: MSELTTHIYSSNDTLPDGLLTEDFFHSRQMFEFSKHTPRHKPYLVTVEKDDGTVVAQLLGLVRYRSSLFPPYFFMHCRVLGEGAYRRSNGSEARLRGHSYIRDEQESEQQMQLFSMMLEKLKQHIGKTVLYIEVSNLSQKMFGYKAFRQNGFFPVKWMSIHNSLHSRNPLTRISQHQQERIQSAYDKGVTTTVVNNDEDFKSFMRLLRHHHWLKPRRYVPANEFFKSIQQENSGRLFLTKYHGHAIGCSAVAYSQQQAYLWYAAFRRKSFAPLHPADVTVWNAIQDSYERGYEHIYFMDVGLPFSKNPYRDFILRFGGKPVSTFRWFRFNFGWLNKLLAWIFRDN, encoded by the coding sequence ATGAGCGAACTAACCACTCACATCTATAGCAGCAACGACACATTGCCTGACGGGCTGCTGACGGAAGACTTTTTTCATAGCCGTCAGATGTTCGAATTCAGCAAGCATACTCCACGACACAAGCCTTATCTTGTTACCGTAGAAAAAGACGATGGCACCGTGGTAGCACAATTGCTGGGATTGGTCCGTTACCGTTCATCATTGTTTCCACCTTATTTTTTTATGCATTGCCGAGTTTTGGGGGAAGGTGCTTATCGACGTTCAAACGGAAGTGAAGCACGTTTACGCGGTCATTCCTACATCAGAGATGAGCAGGAAAGTGAACAGCAAATGCAACTTTTCTCTATGATGCTTGAAAAATTAAAGCAACACATAGGCAAAACCGTTCTTTATATAGAGGTCAGCAATTTGTCTCAGAAGATGTTCGGCTATAAGGCATTCCGTCAGAATGGTTTCTTCCCTGTGAAATGGATGAGTATTCATAATAGCCTTCATTCGCGAAATCCTCTGACACGCATCAGCCAACATCAGCAGGAGCGAATACAGTCGGCCTACGATAAAGGAGTCACCACTACCGTTGTAAACAATGACGAGGACTTCAAATCATTCATGCGATTGCTGCGCCATCACCACTGGCTGAAGCCCCGACGCTATGTTCCTGCCAACGAATTCTTCAAAAGTATCCAGCAGGAGAATTCAGGCCGTTTATTCCTCACGAAGTATCATGGACATGCTATTGGTTGTTCGGCTGTAGCCTATAGTCAACAACAGGCCTATTTGTGGTATGCCGCTTTCCGTCGTAAGTCTTTTGCTCCGCTCCATCCTGCCGACGTTACAGTATGGAATGCTATCCAGGATTCCTACGAACGAGGGTATGAGCATATCTATTTCATGGATGTAGGCTTACCTTTCAGTAAGAACCCCTATCGCGACTTTATTTTGCGTTTTGGTGGTAAGCCTGTGAGCACTTTCCGTTGGTTCCGCTTCAATTTCGGATGGCTGAACAAACTGCTGGCATGGATTTTTAGAGACAATTAA